In the genome of Molothrus aeneus isolate 106 chromosome 5, BPBGC_Maene_1.0, whole genome shotgun sequence, one region contains:
- the RANGAP1 gene encoding ran GTPase-activating protein 1, which produces MASEDITKLAESLAKTKVGGGQLSFKGQSLKLNTAEDAEDVIKQIEEFDGLEALRLEGNTVGVEAAKVIAKALEKKRELKRCHWSDMFTGRLRSEIPPALISLGDALIAAGAQLVELDLSDNAFGPDGVRGFEALLKSPACYTLQELKLNNCGMGIGGGKILAAALKECHRKSSAQGKPLALKIFVAGRNRLENDGATALAEAFGIIGTLEEVHMPQNGINHPGITALAQAFAINPLLKVINLNDNTFTEKGAVAMADTLKALRQIEVINFGDCLVRSKGAVAIADAVKEGLHKLKELNLSFCEIKRDAALTVAEAIEDKTELEKLDLNGNCLGEEVCEQLHEILEGFNMASVLGSLSDDEGEEDDEEEEEEDEDEEEEEEEEQQQLKERGAEQQESLTPKKIIDSQASTPVPSPPVDVATFLAFPSPEKLLRLGPKCSVLIAQQTDISDVEKVVTTLLRISSVFKDEAAVKTAVHETTDALMKKAFSSATFNSDAFISNLLVHMGLLKSEEKIKTVPSLYGILMTLNHMVQQDYFPKSLAPVLSAFVTKPNRALDSCSFARHMLLQTLHQL; this is translated from the exons ATGGCTTCAGAAGACATCACTAAGCTTGCTGAATCACTTGCCAAAACCAAAGTGGGTGGTGGACAGTTGAGCTTCAAAGGCCAGAGCCTTAAACTCAACACAGCTGAAGATG CTGAAGATGTGATCAAGCAAATTGAGGAATTTGATGGCCTGGAAGCCTTGCGCCTGGAAGGCAACACAGTAGGAGTGGAGGCAGCAAAGGTTATTGCCAAGGCcttggagaagaaaagagagctCAAG AGGTGTCATTGGAGTGACATGTTCACAGGCAGGCTAAGGTCTGAGATCCCTCCTGCTTTG ATCTCTTTGGGGGATGCACTCAttgctgctggagcccagctggTGGAGCTGGACCTGAGTGACAATGCCTTTGGGCCTGACGGTGTGCGGGGCTTTGAGGCTCTGCTGAAGAGCCCTGCATGCTACACCCTGCAGGAACTCAAGCTCAATAACTGTGGCATGGGCATTGGTGGTGGCAAG ATAttggcagctgctctgaaagAGTGTCACAGGAAATCAAGTGCCCAGGGCAAGCctcttgctttaaaaatatttgtggctGGCAGAAATCGTCTGGAGAATGATGGTGCCACTGCCCTGGCTGAAGCCTTCGGG ATCATTGGGACTCTAGAGGAGGTTCATATGCCACAGAATGGAATCAACCATCCTGGCATaacagcactggcacaggcctTTGCTATCAATCCACTGCTTAAGGTTATAAACTTGAATGACAACACCTTCACGGAGAAAGGAGCTGTGGCCATGGCAGAC ACTCTGAAGGCACTCCGTCAGATTGAGGTGATCAACTTTGGGGACTGCCTGGTGCGTTCCAAGGGCGCTGTTGCTATTGCTGATGCTGTTAAAGAAGGGCTTCATAAATTAAAG gAACTGAATTTGTCTTTCTGTGAGATCAAGCGAGATGCTGCTCTGACTGTTGCTGAAGCTATTGAAGATAAGACAGAGTTGGAGAAGTTGGATCTCAATG GTAACTGTCTGGGAGAAGAggtgtgtgagcagctccatgagATCCTCGAAGGCTTCAATATGGCATCAGTGCTGGGATCTTTGAG TGATGATGAaggggaggaggatgatgaggaggaggaggaggaagatgaagatgaggaggaggaagaggaggaggaacagcAACAGCtgaaggagagaggagcagaacaGCAGGAGTCACTGACTCCTAAGAAGATAATTGATTCACAG GCTTCAACTCCAGTGCCATCTCCTCCTGTGGATGTTGCCACGTTCCTTGCTTTCCCATCACCAGAGAAGCTGCTGCGACTAGGACCAAAGTGCTCTGTGCTGATAGCTCAGCAG aCAGATATCTCTGATGTAGAGAAAGTAGTTACAACCCTCCTAAGGATATCCTCAGTCTTCAAAGATGAGGCCGCAGTGAAAACAGCAGTGCATGAAACAACAG ATGCCTTGATGAAAAAAGCCTTCAGTTCTGCCACATTTAATTCAGATGCATTCATCTCAAACCTCTTGGTCCACATGGGACTGCTGAAG AGTGAAGAGAAGATCAAAACTGTACCAAGCCTCTATGGTATTCTTATGACCTTAAACCATATGGTCCAGCAGGATTATTTCCCTAAATCCCTGGccccagttctctcagcttTTGTTACAAA ACCCAACCGTGCTCTTGACTCCTGTTCATTTGCTCGCCACATGCTCTTACAGACCCTCCACCAGCTGTAG